One Panulirus ornatus isolate Po-2019 chromosome 39, ASM3632096v1, whole genome shotgun sequence DNA segment encodes these proteins:
- the LOC139761277 gene encoding apolipoprotein D-like isoform X2 gives MLRAVVVVCVAVCVTSVTSQVFFTGRCPTTPIIKDFDWNQYLGRWFEQQRYFVAYEEVGRCWTGTYIRDDVSGKISVRLDFRDVLFNRPKVITVDVIQKKPYEEPNRLTYTIRNVPLFEDNYEVLATDYHSWTLEYACLEKPPLGHTKMAWILTREAYPSSSVIQEAKDKLAQLGIEVRFLKQQDTSCFRTYHR, from the exons ATGTtgcgagctgtggtggtggtgtgtgtggcggtgtgtgtaaCATCTGTGACATCACAGGTGTTCTTCACGGGCAGGTGTCCCACCACACCAATCATCAAAGACTTTGACTGGAACCAG TACCTGGGACGATGGTTCGAGCAACAACGGTACTTCGTGGCCTACGAGGAGGTGGGTCGCTGTTGGACTGGTACCTACATCAGAGATGACGTCTCCGGCAAGATCTCAGTCAGGCTAGACTTCCGAGACGTCCT GTTCAACCGGCCGAAGGTCATCACCGTGGACGTGATACAGAAGAAACCATACGAGGAACCCAACCGTCTAACGTACACCATCCGTAACGTTCCTCTCTTCGAGGACAACTACGAAGTGCTGGCCACCGACTACCACAGTTGGACCCTGGAATACGCCTGCTTGGAGAAGCCTCCCTTAGGCCACACAA AGATGGCCTGGATCCTGACGCGGGAagcatatccatcctccagcgTCATCCAGGAAGCTAAGGACAAGCTCGCCCAACTAGGGATTGAAGTACGCTTCTTAAAGCAGCAGGACACCTCATGTTTCAGGACTTACCACAGGTGA
- the LOC139761049 gene encoding uncharacterized protein — MVQEAHVEDALVEQYERDGAVVVRQVFHHSWVEKIRQGIAKNLDQPSQYSERLLKGHGAYFNDYCNWSWVDEFRDFVYNSSAAALAARFMRSSQVSFYHEHVLNKEPGTTKCTPWHHDQSYYPIDGEKVCSLWMPVDSVAKETCVKFVAGSHLWPKWFIPRKFASECNYPLHDSREKPQDGHRLYYDVPVEEIEADKWPILQWQCEPGDVVVFHMKTLHGADGNNSTSQRRVLSTRWLGDDAVVATRPWDVSPPITGGLKPGQRAVCDTFPLVYTRR, encoded by the exons ATGGTACAGGAGGCACATGTGGAGGACGCTCTTGTGGAGCAATATGAGCGTGacggagctgtggtggtgaggcaggtcttCCACCACTCATGGGTGGAGAAGATCCGCCAAGGCATCGCTAAGaacctcgaccaaccatcacaaTACAGCGAGCGGCTCCTG AAAGGTCACGGGGCTTACTTCAACGACTACTGTAACTGGTCGTGGGTGGATGAGTTCCGGGACTTCGTGTACAACTCCTCAGCTGCCGCTCTTGCTGCTCGCTTCATGAGGTCCTCACAGGTCTCCTTCTACCACGAGCACGTCCTCAACAAGGAGCCTGGCACCACAAAGTGCACCCCCTGGCACCACGACCAGTCCTACTACCCCATCGATGGCGAGAAG GTTTGCTCCCTGTGGATGCCGGTGGATTCTGTCGCTAAAGAAACCTGTGTTAAGTTCGTGGCCGGGTCGCACCTGTGGCCAAAGTGGTTCATCCCGCGCAAGTTTGCCTCGGAGTGTAACTACCCGCTGCACGACTCTCGTGAGAAGCCACAGGACGGACATCGCCTGTACTACGATGTTCCCGTTGAGGAGATCGAGGCCGACAAGTGGCCAATACTGCAATGGCAGTGTGAG CCAGGAGACGTAGTCGTGTTTCACATGAAGACGCTGCACGGTGCTGACGGTAACAACTCCACCTCCCAGCGCCGGGTCCTCTCCACTCGCTGGCTCG GCGACGACGCTGTGGTAGCCACCCGCCCGTGGGACGTGTCACCTCCCATCACTGGCGGCCTCAAGCCTGGCCAGCGAGCTGTGTGTGATACCTTCCCACTCGTCTACACCCGCCGCTAa
- the LOC139761277 gene encoding apolipoprotein D-like isoform X1 has product MLLQLKIMLRAVVVVCVAVCVTSVTSQVFFTGRCPTTPIIKDFDWNQYLGRWFEQQRYFVAYEEVGRCWTGTYIRDDVSGKISVRLDFRDVLFNRPKVITVDVIQKKPYEEPNRLTYTIRNVPLFEDNYEVLATDYHSWTLEYACLEKPPLGHTKMAWILTREAYPSSSVIQEAKDKLAQLGIEVRFLKQQDTSCFRTYHR; this is encoded by the exons ATGCTCCTCCAGCTCAAG ATCATGTtgcgagctgtggtggtggtgtgtgtggcggtgtgtgtaaCATCTGTGACATCACAGGTGTTCTTCACGGGCAGGTGTCCCACCACACCAATCATCAAAGACTTTGACTGGAACCAG TACCTGGGACGATGGTTCGAGCAACAACGGTACTTCGTGGCCTACGAGGAGGTGGGTCGCTGTTGGACTGGTACCTACATCAGAGATGACGTCTCCGGCAAGATCTCAGTCAGGCTAGACTTCCGAGACGTCCT GTTCAACCGGCCGAAGGTCATCACCGTGGACGTGATACAGAAGAAACCATACGAGGAACCCAACCGTCTAACGTACACCATCCGTAACGTTCCTCTCTTCGAGGACAACTACGAAGTGCTGGCCACCGACTACCACAGTTGGACCCTGGAATACGCCTGCTTGGAGAAGCCTCCCTTAGGCCACACAA AGATGGCCTGGATCCTGACGCGGGAagcatatccatcctccagcgTCATCCAGGAAGCTAAGGACAAGCTCGCCCAACTAGGGATTGAAGTACGCTTCTTAAAGCAGCAGGACACCTCATGTTTCAGGACTTACCACAGGTGA